AAAATGAATTCCTCCcaaattagttaaaattaaCTCCAGCCACAAACAATaatcttattttgaaagaaagaaaaaactacTATTTCAAGGGATTAGGTATCTAAaatgtattttctttcatataaATCACATACTACAGTTTAAAATATGTGAACAAGTTTGATCATTACAATGAATCAATGTATTGTATTGACAATGCACGAGCAAGGACTAACTTTGTTAAATCTGAAATACCAATAAATGGGACTAAAACAAGCATTTCTTAAAAGATGATAAAATACCAATCGGTTGATGGCCTATAAGTAGATGAAAATGTGATGCCAATTCTAAAATAGGATATAGAAGgaaaatttgtaatttgaaaaagaaaaaagaaaatagatttcattagtctaataatttcattaagaTATAGCAACttcaacattttctttttatcatgaTTTGGGAAATTTCaactaaatgaaaattttcGGAATACTAGGCAAATTGTCTATGCTAAAACCACAATGACTACACAGTCTACACTTGAAACCTATTTAACTAACTCTATGAATccaagtaaaaaatattatcacatTATCTTGCAATGCAACAATGTTGAGTGGCTAGGAATTTTActtatttctaaaatcaattattgaGAATCATACTTCTACCAGAAAGGGAATACAAAGGAAGTTAATCTACAAACACATagatttacatttttttttttaaaaaaaaatagccgttttctctttctctagaAGCTGATAGGACTTTCTCTACATTTGTACCggtcataaataaatttcagcTATAAATTAATATCCCTTATGCGAGGAGGGAGAAAAAGGTGGACCAAGATTGGAAATTTACCCAACAAATGATCATCTAATGACCCATCAACCTTtcaacaaaaatgaaaaaactaaCAAGATAAATTACAGCATTCCGGTCCATGAACAATTGGGTTTAAATTCCTTTTCCCAGAATTCGGAGGAAAGTTTGGATAAAACCACAATATTGAAGGAAGAACTGGAATGGATGATATGCTAAAAATCAATACCAATTATTTCTGATTTTACACCTTCCTGCATGTAACTATAATACCTTCATTGTTATTTTATCACTATATTTTTCTGGGTTCTTTAAATGTGCAACTTATATAGCAAACATTATAAATtagaagtaaaataaaaatacaaggaATCACATCTTTGACTAGGGTTTAAGTTCTATACAATCAGGTAGTAGTTGCAACAAAATACGTAAAATACATGCAGGCTGCAGCATGCATCTGAGGGTTCACACACCGTATAAAGTATAGCATAGAACTTCAGCAAATTAAACTGAAAGTTTTAACAATTATTCTACAGCTACACAAATTTTACTAGCAAGGAAACTGATAAAAAAGAGAAGCATGTATAGTTAAAACTTACTCCCATGGTACATCCCCAACAAGCATCCAGTCACCATCTTTGTCCTCATATGTAAGTGCATATTCTGATCCATTCAGAAGGTCCCTCAACTTACTCTCGCTCAGCTTTTCCCTCTCTGGTGCTCCATGAGATCCACATTGACCTGAAATGAACATGAAAACCATAATAACCACATCTGTACCAAGTCCTTTTCTCATTGTAACACTTACACCGACTTCTATAGGATAAACTGTTTAATCAAAATATGACTATGCAGCTGAAAATGCAGCAATAGCTTACCGATGGTAAAACAGCTGAACATCTTCTCAAGAGCACGAGAGAGTTCTTGGTAGGTGGAATGAGTTCTTAGATCTACCTTCCGCAAATAAGGAGCGCCATCCATGCTGACCTTGACAAAGAGAGTACCAGGACCTGGTTTTCCATCAACTTCGTCATTGTTCTTCGAAGTGGTAGCCAAAGTGTTCTTCCTAAATGACTTAATTGGAGGCCAACCAACAACCTGTGCCCTGTCAATAAACAGAAAATAGTAATCATagatatcattatctgatgctCTTTCTTCCTCCATGTCCTTAACGGCCCTCTCCTAGTTGTGTCTAGTATTACTTACTTGGCAGCAGGGGCGCTACCACTGTGGTTAGAAGTACCAGTCTGGTTCAGTTTGGTTGCATTGGCAGCAAGAGATCGGTCCTGTAACACATTATGGGCCACCTCTTTAATCAAGGTTGACTGAGGCCCAGAAGGCCGAGAAGATAGCATTGTATTTATCCCAGAAGCACCGGAAAACTTCCCTTGTCCCACAGACTGAGGAGAATCAGACTCAGTCCCAGCCGAATGAAAAAGCCAATTCTTTTCTGAATAAGCAGAGCCTTTAACCTCTGAAAATCCATCCATGGTATCGGAGAAGCCTCTTTTGTTACCAGAAACAACATGCTTTTGTGGCAATGAGCAGATTCCATGCCCATCTTTTAGAGGAAGCAAAGGAAACAAAGGCTTCTCATCAAGTTTCCCTGATATAAGCAAGGAAACTTCTGTATCTCTTTCAGGAGATAGGGACCCAGGAAGACCAAGCCTCAACTCAGTAGCCTTTAGATTGAGATTGTTATTGTTCTCCTCAGATAAGCTTGGTACTGCAGAGCTGTCAACTGAAGAACAATCAGACAAACCCAGATAGTTACGCTCTTTTAACCTGCAGCCATTCTGGGATATACAATCCACAGAAGGTGAAGAGGCCACTAAAGAGACCTTGCTTTGCCCCCCATCCTCAACACCCAACAGAGGTGGAGACATCACACAGCTTCACAAATTTAGTCTCTCTTAAACTGCTTGAAATAAACCAAATCCAATGTCAAATTTTTTTGCGTCTATTCTTATACATACACTGTAAACAGCAAAATGCTAAGCCTAAAAAATAGGGGAGGGAAAAGATAAGCTAAAATTTTGTTGATACAGGAAACTGATTTTCATCCAGAAAACATTGTCCTGTCCTTACAAATCAATATATACACTCAAATAAACACGGAGTCATGACAATTATAGTCCATTTTTCAGGGGAAAAATGTATAGACTGATGAccataagagaaaacaaacacaagaaatataaaataataccaaataacaataagaaaTGATTGTCatgtaatttctttaataattttctagaattagtttCCTTTTGTAAGTACTATTACtataattgataaaatcaaaAGTAGGTCAAAAAAATCCCCGGATTCAACCGGTGATTGAGTCAAGGTGGGTTACTAATTATGGTCATCTGCACTTTGGGTCAGGTATCCGTTACAaatgctaataataaatacagaCATAGCATATGATACTgcctttttttccttttggaaGAAATGGAGGTCAACAGCGTTAAGTGTTATTTCCTCTCCTCTTTTTTTCCCctcttttatcctttttacccattaaattaaatctcCACTCCATTAACTTCAACTTTCCAGcaaacaaaaacataaaatgaaACCAAATAAATTACACAAACAAACAGATATTACAAGTAAAAACAAATTGAAAcggtaaaaatataaaa
The sequence above is drawn from the Ricinus communis isolate WT05 ecotype wild-type chromosome 7, ASM1957865v1, whole genome shotgun sequence genome and encodes:
- the LOC8288710 gene encoding auxin-responsive protein IAA9, whose amino-acid sequence is MSPPLLGVEDGGQSKVSLVASSPSVDCISQNGCRLKERNYLGLSDCSSVDSSAVPSLSEENNNNLNLKATELRLGLPGSLSPERDTEVSLLISGKLDEKPLFPLLPLKDGHGICSLPQKHVVSGNKRGFSDTMDGFSEVKGSAYSEKNWLFHSAGTESDSPQSVGQGKFSGASGINTMLSSRPSGPQSTLIKEVAHNVLQDRSLAANATKLNQTGTSNHSGSAPAAKAQVVGWPPIKSFRKNTLATTSKNNDEVDGKPGPGTLFVKVSMDGAPYLRKVDLRTHSTYQELSRALEKMFSCFTIGQCGSHGAPEREKLSESKLRDLLNGSEYALTYEDKDGDWMLVGDVPWEMFIETCKRLKIMKSSDAIGLAPRAMEKFKIKA